The sequence CACAGCATAGTATACCACTTCATGTCTATTTTCTTGAGCCACCAATAACCACGAATGGCATTTCCCTCATACAACTTAACACTTACCGATGTCCTGCGGAAGGCCTTCAATGACCAGCTTGGCACCCTTGCTAAGTTTATCACAGAGTAGCGCGATATGCTTCTTAAGTTTTTGCGTATCTTTCGGCGGGGTGAGAGGGGATGGATTGATGGCTTGGTCTTTGGAGTTCTTGGCGAGGCAGGTCCGCAGCAGATGTGTGATCGCACAGTCGACCATCTCTTCCCAGCCCTTGAGAACAATCAAGTTTAGAGTAGGTTAGTTTAACTCTACCATGCCAGTATAAACCAGGTACTTACACAACATACTGCTGGCACAAAGTGATCCATTCTGCAAAATTTTCCCCAAGTTTTCTCGTGCTAGGTACTTTACAATGCAACTTTTCCTAAGCGGAATTGGGATCCAGGCCACCTGCTCTACATGTATACCTGGTGTGGCCAGGGGAACGGAACATTCCCAAATCCGCAGTAGTGAGAGTTAAGGACGCGTACCTGGTCTTCAGAATCGTTAACCTGCGGACACAGACTGCTCTGCAGCACGTAGAACTCCTTATCGGACATGTTGGTCCACAATAGTATCAGTAGATTAAGAaggtaggtggcagcactgagaGAGCTCGAGACCCTGGCAAGGTTACGCACGTTTTCCTCTGCGGCATCTGCGAGGGCTAGGAGCTGAAAAAACAGACAGATCACAAAACTATTTAGTTCTCATACATTGGTAAGTACATTTTCAAGTCCAATTGGACAGACTTGATGTTACAATTGCAGTCACAAGTACTTCAAGACAACTGTTCAGAGATAGATGCCAACACTGCCTGCAGTGGATTAacaagattttttaaaaaactatcAGTACTTTTCAGTATTTTTCAAGTGAACTTCATTATTTCGAATGGATTTCTGAAGCAAACTTTCTGTAGATCCAGAGAAATCCTAGGTTGGCAGCCCTGACTGTCGCTGGCATAGGTCAGCGCAAAGGAATGCTGGGGAATCGAGAGGCTGCAGAGATACATGAGTTCACCCTCGAGGAACAAAGTGGCCAAGAAATGGAGGCTTGAACCTACCACCCAGAGATTCTGAGCAAGAGACCAGAAGCATCACACCCATTTTTACCTGTCTGTAAGTACCATCCAGTAATGTATCCAAATTCGACAACGGTGTAGGCGTTTTATCTTTGAATCTGGTCAGCAGTCTGCGTTGAATGGCACGGAACTGGGATGCCCTCTGGGCAAGAAGGTCCTTGTACTTATTTTGGTTTGAACGCACCTACAAGTATGAAGTCAAAATAGAAACTCTTATAAAACTGTCAAAGTCCTCTAGGTGCACTGTAGATTGGTGAAGCGACTGATTTTTTAACCGAGTATAAATGCACAGTGCTTGAGAGCACGTGAAGGAGCACACATTTGTTAAAACTGTAGAAATACACATGTTTCTCTTGATAGGCACAAATCTGTTCCCCCTCCAAATTTATCACTTACTTCAAAATGTTGTTCCAGGACCTCAAAATATTCATGCAGCGGCAGTGCACCGCTAAAGGATGCCTGGAATCCATCTTGGTTTTTACCCTTAAAGTAACCGCTCAGTCGGTTGACGAGCTCGTTGGCGAGTAGCCACATTGGTTCGAAGCTGTCACACTGAAGACGGTAGCGCTCTGAGAACAGAAAAGTTTATGATTTGATGACAGTTTTGGGGAGAACTTTATGACTGTTCTGTTGATTGCAGGTTATTGCACAGGAAAGTTTGAAAGATCACAGCAGAATCATCTGAACATCGCTTCTGTCTTACTGTtgctttttcatttctgttTTGGCTCAAAAAGGCAATCTAAACGAGTTTAATTTGAATTCCAATGTTTTTACTGAAGACCCCATATCATCAAGAGACGAATATAATCACAACTGGTGGGAAATTCCATTATCCTGCATTGGAGTGGAAATGGAAATGTCATGGCCTACATATTATTATTCACAGATCTTACGTGATGTCTTTGATGCCAACATTGTGACCACAGGACCCCCATAGTACTGGAACCCCAAGGCATTGCCGGGACCATCAGCATAGTCACCAAGAAGATCTGAAAGTACAAATCAATACACGTTGTTGTTACTCTTAACACAACTAATTTCTTGTGCGAATTGAATTTAAACTAGTGCACTGGCACCATACACTTTTTTTTACCTCCAGTTGTCTTAGAGTAATATATAGATAGACCAGTAAACTATGTCCAGAAATGAGTGGTCAtaagataaaaaaaataattatgaTATCACTCTAGGCCATGGGACAAATCTCAAACTTGTTATCACTGACAATATTGACTTGATAAGGCTCATTATTCAAAACACCTACCCAGCTTACAATGGTTCCTAAAAGATTGCCTTTTTAGGTCATGGTTTAGTTCTAGATTCGGTATCCGACAAATATTTAAGACGGGCGTAGCCAGGGCGCACTAGCAAAACCGACTACAGCTGACATCAAGTTAGGTGTAATAATAGAACAGGTTTGCctttagttggattttgttcTAGTAGTTTGTGCCTTGATAAGCACACAATAACCGGATTTATCAACAGAAACATTGGTTGAGTATACAAATTCTTCGGTGTGTGACTTATCTGATATACAAGCATGCAGCTTCGCCAATGGATGGAAATAAATTGCTGTCTCAGCCTCATGTGCGAACAGGAAGGAGTTCAAGGTGTAGTCCAACATACCAGTGTTAAAAATTaaatcactttctttggtcACATTTGAGGAAGCTATGCAAAACAAATACTTTTCAATGGATCTTCCATGGAGAGTTGGCAACATGTATGCACATTTTGAAGCATAACGCTATGAAATATAAGTTTTCATATCAAAACTCAAGGCACTTGATGACATTAGAATATACCTTCCATATCTAGTGAATAGAGACTTGGCTCACGACACCATCTCAAAGGATCCTCGGAAAAAGGTAAGaattttttctccagctgtTACAGTAAGGCCAAAGTTTTGCCAAGAGGTGTGACAAGGTCACCAAAGCTGGTTATGCTTGAAATTATGTGAAAAAAGTTATTTGCAATAAACTATGTGaacacaatgtacacaaatttGATTCGTGTACAAAACCCTGTAACTGAAGATGATCTTTGGATTGCTGACAGTGGTGACCCCTGTGGCAGTCTGAAAAAACCATAGAGATGGGAGATCACCAGTGCCCATATGTAAACTAATACCTTCTCTGCAGAGCACACGTCATTTTATTATTAGTTCTACTATCTGACAGTCAGGGATGGTgcctttgtttcttttcagcgtTAAATATTGGCCAAATTACTCTGGCAAGGCGAGCAGGTTCATCCAGCGATCCCCACAGCTTGGTCGTTAGCTCTACTGCCTCTGGCCAAGTCTTAAGTCATGGCAGGGAAGTCAAGAAATCCTGCAGTATGTCGCTGAAATTTGGATGGCATTCCCGTACAGTATGTCAAGTCTTTTTTGAGTAGGCTCATCACCTCTGTTTCCAGTTAAGGGAAATAAAAGGTTCCATTCTCTCTAGGAGTCTGAGAGTATTCAATATATGGCTGTAATTTGCCTGACGCCAATCAAAGCAATCATAATGGTGCATTGCACCATGGTCTTGGCCAgcctctcctcttcttcctttctCAGTTTTTTTAGGTCGAAAAATTACTCACTATCAGGTTGTTCACTCATTACAGGAATAGTCACAGACCAACCGGTTGATACAAGAACTATAGCGGTTTGATGATGGAGGAGACACAAGCAAAAACTGCCGACCAACGACTGTTCGATGCAGTAGATGAAGGGAACTTGAAAGGTGTTAAACACGCAATCACCGCTGGTGGGGATGTGAACCAGAAAGACAAAGATGGTAAGCTACTTGTGCAAATAGCTATTGAAAACCTTATTCAAGCACTAAAAGGCCAAGACCAGGCTACAACTCAAGATGCAAAGAAAGCAATTGTAATAGAATTAGTAGAGCATCATGCCTATGTCAATGAACAGGGTGTATATGATATAACTGCGTTAGGATATTTGCTAGCACTGCATAAATTAAATTCATTATACAATGATAGGCAAAAACTGATTCTGCTTGATGTTGTAAGAGTGTTGTTAAATAATGGTGCTGATGTCAACATCAAGGATATTGGTGGTCAATCTCCTTGGCACAGAGCAGCTAAGACCCCTTCCATTGAACTTCTGCAGTTATTTTTTGAGCACCAGTCTGATGTAAATGTCAGGGGTACAGGTGATCAAACTGCACTTCATACTGCTGATGACACAGACATTGTTAGATTATTgttagaaaacaaggctgatgtcaatgctgcaGACAAAGCAGGCAGTAGTCCACTCTCGCATGCAGCACAgagaggtaacattgatgtagtcagattattgatagaaagcaaggctgatgtcaatgctacagacaaagcaggcagaagtccactctcgtatgcggtaCAGAGAGGTGACTATggtgtagtcagattattgatagaaaacaaggctgatgtcaatgctatagacaataaaggcagaagtccactctcgtatgcggcagggagaggtaacattgatgtagtcagattattgatagaaaacaaggctgatgtcaatgctatagacaatgaaggcagaagtccactctcgtatgcggcaggAAGAGGTAACactgatgtagtcagattattgatggaaaacaaggctgatgtccatgctacagacaatgaaggcagaagtccactctcgtatgcggtaGAGAGAGGTTACATTggtgtagtcagattattgatagaaaacaaggctgatgtcaatgctatggtcaataaaggcagaagtccactctggtATGCGGCAGGgagaggtaaaattgatgtagtcagattattgatagaaaacaaggctgatgtccatgctatagacaatgaaggcagaagtctaCTCTGGTACGTGGCAGGgagaggtaacattgatgtagtcagattattgatagaaaataaGGCTGATGTTCATGCTatagacaatgaaggcagaagtccactcttgcATGCGGTAGAgagaggtaacattgatgtTGTTAGATTATTgttagaaaacaaggctgatgtcagtGCTACAGACTATGagggcagaagtccactctcgtatgcggcatgGGAATgttacattgatgtagtcagattattgatagaaaacaaggctgatgtccatgctacagacaatgaaggcagaagtccactcttgcATGCGGTACAGAGAGGTAACATTattgtagtcagattattgatagaaaacaaggctgatgtcaatgctacagacgatTATGGCAGAGGTCCACTCTGGTATGCAGCAGGGAGAGgtcacattgatgtagtcagattattgatagaaaacaaggctgatgtcgaTGTTACAGACaataaaggcagaagtccactctcgtatgcggcagggagaggtaacattgatgtagtcagattattgatagaaaacaaggctgatgtcgatgctacagacaatgaaggcagagaTCCACTCTGGTATGCGGAACagggaggtaacattgatgtagtcagattattgatagaaaacaaggctgatgtcgatgctacagacaatgaaggcagagaTCCACTCTGGTATGCGGAACagggaggtaacattgatgtactcagattattgatagaaaacaaggctgatgtcaatgttacagacaataaaggcagaagtccactctcgcaTGCGGTAGGGAGAGgcaacattgatgtagtcagattattgttagaaaacaaggctgatgtcaatgctacagacgataaaggcagaagtccactcttgtGCGTGGCAGAGGGAGgtcacattgatgtagtcagattattgatagaaaacaacgctgatgtcaatgctacagaccataaaggcagaagtccactctcgtatgcggtcAAGGGAGGTTACATtaatgtagtcagattattgatagaaaacaacactgatgtcaatgctacagacgataaaggcagaagtccactctcgtatgcggtcAAGGGAGGTTACATtaatgtagtcagattattgatagaaaacaaggctgatgtcaatgctacagacgataaaggcagaagtccactcttgtGCGTGGCAGAGGGAGgtcacattgatgtagtcagattattgatagaaaacaacgctgatgtcaatgctacagacgataaaggcagaagtccactcttgtGCGTGGCAGAGGGAGgtcacattgatgtagtcagattattgatagaaaacaaggctgatgtcaatgttacagacaataaaggcagaagtccactctcgcaTGCGGTAGGGAGAGgcaacattgatgtagtcagattattgttagaaaacaaggctgatgtcaatgctacagacgataaaggcagaagtccactcttgtGCGTGGCAGAGGGAGgtcacattgatgtagtcagattattgatagaaaacaacgctgatgtcaatgctacagacgataaaggcagaagtccactcttgtATGCGGCATGGGAATGTAACATTGATagagtcagattattgatagaaaacaaggctgatgtcaatgctacagacaaagTAGGCAGAAGttcactctcgtatgcggcatgGGAATgttacattgatgtagtcagattattgatagaaaacaaggctgatgtcaatgctacagacgataaaggcagaagtccactctcgtatgcggtcAAGCGAGGTTCCATtaatgtagtcagattattgatagaaaacaaggctgatgtcaatgctacagacgataaaggcagaagtccactctggtATGCGGCAAGGGGAGGTTACATTGATagagtcagattattgatagaaaacaaggctgatgtcaatgcaacagacaataaaggcagaagtccactctcgtatgcggcacggagaggtaacattgatgtagtcagattattgatagaaaacaaggcttaTGTCAATGCTACacacaatgaaggcagaagtccactctccaATGCGGTAAagggaggtaacattgatgtagtcagattattgatagaaaacaaggctgatgtcaatgctatagacaataaaggcagaagtccactctccaATGCGGTAGagggaggtaacattgatgtagtcaggttattgatagaaaacaaggcttaTGTCAATGCTACacacaatgaaggcagaagtccactctcgtatgcggcatgGAAATgttacattgatgtagtcagattattgatagaaaacaaggctgatgtccatgctacagacgatgaaggcagaagtccactctggtATGCGGCATGGAGAGgttacattgatgtagtcagattattgatagaaaacaaggctgatgtcaatgctacagacaatgaaggcagaagtccactctcgtatgcggcatgGAAATgttacattgatgtagtcagattattgatagaaaacaaggctgatgtcaatgctacagacgatgaaggcagaagtccactctcgtatgcggcaaggagaggtaacattgatgtagtcagattattgatagaaaacaaggctgatgtcaatgctacaggcgataaaggcagaagtccactctggtATGCGGCAAAGGGAGGTAACagtgatgtagtcagattattgatagaaaacaaggctgatgtccatgctacagacaatgaaggcagaagtccactctcgtatgcggcaaggagaggtaacattgatgtagtcagattattgatagaaaacaaggctgatgtccatgctacagacaaaAAAGGCAgtagtccactctcgtatgcggtagagggaggtaacattgatgtagtcagattattgatagaaaacaaggctgatgtccatgctacagacaatgaaggcagaagtccactctcgtatgcggcaagGGGAGGTAACATTGATTTAGCCAGATTATTggtagaaaacaaggctgatgtcaatgctacagacaatgaaggcagaagtccacttgTGTATGCGGCACAGGGAGGTAACATTGATTTAGCCAGATTATTggtagaaaacaaggctgatgtcaatgctacagacaatgaaggcagaagtccactctggtATGCGGCACGGGGATGGAACACTGATTTAGGCAGATTATTggtagaaaacaaggctgatgtcaatgctacagacaatgaaggcagaagtccactctggtTTGCGGCACGGCGATGGAACATTGATTTAGCCAGATTATTggtagaaaacaaggctgatgtcaatgctacagacaatgaaggcagaagtccactcttggATGCGGCACAAGGAGGTCACATTGATTTAGCcagattattgataaaaaacaaagctgatgtcaatgctacagccgatgaaggcagaagtccactcttgtATGCGGCACGGAGAGGTCACATtaatgtagtcagattattgataaaaaacaaggctgatgtcaatgctacagacaatgaaggcagaagtccactctcgtatgcggcacaAGGAGgtcacattgatgtagtcagattattgataaaaaacaaggctgatgtccatgctacagacaatgaaggcagaagtccactgtCGTATGCGGCACGGAGAGgtgacattgatgtagtcagattattgatagaaaacaaggctgatgtcaaagctacagacaatgaaggcagaagtccactctcgtatgcggcacagggaggtgacattgatgtagtcagactATTGATAGATAACAAGGCTGATATCAATGCTACAGACAGCGGAGGTCTCAAGCCACTTTATTTTGCAATACACAACAACAAAGAAGTATTTGATGAACTGCTTAGATGTGGGGCAGAAATTGATGGCTCAGATCAAAGAGGTCTAAATATCCTACACATTGGATTAGCGAGTGTCAGTGAGAGCTTATTGTATGTTCTTGAGGATACAGATGATTCACATGATACACATGAGCCAAGGCAGAAGGAGAAAACTGTCAATGCTCCTGGAAGTTACGACAGGACAATGCTTCATGTCGCTGCAACCCTTGGGCTCACTAAACACATGTCAGTCTTGCTCCAATATCGTGGAATAAATGTGAATGCCCGTGACATCTTCGGCATGACCTGTCTTCATTATGCAACAATAATAGGAAATGAAGACATAATCTGTAACCTTCTCAAGGCAGGGGCCGATATTGGAGCACTGGATACTGCAGGGAGGTCTGTTTTGCATATTGCAGCAATCTATGGACATTCCAAATTGATAGAAACTTtcactcaaattcaaaatgacttGCTTCAAGCAAGAGACAACCAAGGACGGAATTGCCTACACTATGCTGTGATCTACAGAAGAGATGAAGTAGTAAAACTACTTCTCAATGATCAGCCAGATTCTCAAATTAATTCTAGCGAGGACAATAAGGGAAAGAAGCCAATAGACTATCTGTACAAATTTGAGGAAAACACTTTGATACGGAAACTGTTCGGCAATCAATCTCCAGTTATCAAAATTGTCAACGAATACACTGACTTTTCATGCCACAAGAGTGAAACAAATCTCTTAGAGGTATCAAAACAGTGTGGTATCGGCTCTGTCAAGAGAATTTCAGGTTTTGATCTGACTACTTTTGCAAAACAAATCCAAACAAAAGTTGAGGAGGTGATCCGTGAAGCTATACCAGAGTCTGTTGATGTTATAGTCATTGGTTGTGGAAGTTCCTTTGAAGGTTCAAAAGTTGGACTTCCAGATGAACTAGATTTCATGGTCAAACTATATTCAGTTTATAACCAAAAACTGAAAAAGGAGGGCTATGGAGAGATGGCAAGAGATAAAGAAAAGACTATACAACTGAACATAGACAATACACCATATGGTATATGGCTGTGGAATAGACTGATGATCTACTGGAGTGAACATCAGCGTCAAAAGGAAGGTGAACATCAAAGAACTGATCATGAACCCCAGTTTCAGATGCCATTGCCTCCGGTGCGACACCCTGATCACACTACTTGTACAACCTGGATCTGGTTATATAGTGACAGTATGTTCAAGGATTTGGCAGTTTCAATAGATTTCGTCCCTGCTATTGAAATCGAGGATTATGACGAGGAGAGATGCTTTATTGTTCCAAAAATACCACACAAAGAGAGCATCATCTCTAAAACTTTCACCACAGAGGAACTGAACCAACTTGGTCGCATATCCCATCCAACGCAGGAGGTTGAGCTCCTACTCGACTTGGACCAACACTTGATGGATGTGTTCATAACAGCAAAGAGCCTACGAAAACCTGAGGTTTGTGGATTCAAGATGAAGAATGACAAAGATGAGACAGTTCCAATGGGCGAGTACATTACCAGCTACAGACTGAAAACTTCATTTATGCATTTGATATTAGAAGAGTTTAAATTTTCAAAGATGTCACTTGGCAAAATGGTACTGATAGTCTATGAATATCTAGAGAAATGCCTCCAAAGGGGCGACCTTCCATCATTCTTTAAAGATAGTTTTGAACTATCAGTGAATGTGCTGGAAGGATCCAGGTTGAGTAAGGAACGTAGCATTCTGGCAGCAACGAAAATGACAGAATTTGTAAGGTGTTTGTATGAAAGAGATTTCTCATCAGTTAAAGACAAGGATTTAAAAGAGGAGCAAATTGCAAAAAGAAAgtttggggacattttcaaTGGAAGACGGTATGACTATGATGAGTCGAGCCTGTCAGATTGAATTTGactggaaagagaaaatgaGCATCTTTACATTTTGAGGGTATCTGTACAGAGGTATACCTTGACATCAGAAGGACTCAATCCATTCAAAACTGCATCCGAGGGCATATGGAACAGGTACATAGTAACTCATATTGGCCTACAGAGGTCAAGTCAGAGGTTCCAGCTTTACTTGCCCCCCATTTAATAGTAGATTAGAACAGGCAAAATGTGCAAACTTGTACTCTACACTGTACATCAGCTGATCAAAGCTTCCAACCACTGCTGTATGAAGAAGATCTTATTTACTATCGAATATATCCAACCCATGACTCTTGGTATTTATACACTTAGAGCGTCTTACCCAAGTGTAAGAAGATGATGATTGACCCAATTTAATCTGAGTATTAGCTTGTTGAAACAACATTTCAACCTGTGCTAgcgtcagaactatttctgtgaagacGAAATAGTGCGGATATCTTACAGATCAAATCATCTTATCACAAGTGTTACTGCAAGTGTACCAACACTGTGGCAATATTTTGGaaacttttttttaatcatCAGTATTATGGGAAGCAGTAAGGAAATCGCAGCAAACCGCTTCACATCGCAAGGTGCATTTCAGCCAATCCACTAGCAACATGTTGGCACCCTTCATACAGCCGAGAGGGTGTCACAAATAATTAGACACTTGAAATTTGCCAAATGTGCAAACTTAGTCTAATGGTGACAACAGAGTGTACATGTTCACTCAGTACAATCAAAATTGGGACTTTGCTGTCTGTGTCAAGCTGTGGGCTCCATCCCAAATGCTTTTGAGGTTATCTTGACATCATTACCATATCATGACACGATATTTGAGCACAGTAGGTTTATGATACccgagtacagtagaacctctctactaaggacaccctcgggactgacaaatgttgtccttaatagagaggtgtcctgattagagaggtcaaattgaatggaaagaaccaatttgggaccaaaactagtgtccttaatagagaggtggtccttaatagacaggtgtccgctaagggaggttctactgtatatcagtGTCTTTTGCTTGTAACAGAAAGTAGGAATCCAATGCTAGTAGCGAGGAATATTCTATAGGAGTCCTCGACCAACTGTTCAAAACTAAGTAAATGACAAAATTGGTCTGAATTTATTAAACGTGGTGGTATTGCATTCATATAAGCCCATTAGATTCAACGTTAAGTTGAACTTAACCTAAATGTAAATGATGCTTCCTTTCttgtgcaattattttagcctATAAATAGCACCCTCTCTAATGATATGTTAGATGTCAATGGTGTTTCAACTCATTGAGTAATAATAGAAATGAGTGACAAataatttcatgttatgttatgttaaatGCTAATGATGCTGCTTTCAATTTTTCTGTAATTATAAATGTATGATAaatgttagactgatataaattaTGATGCTTctactgtttgagtaatcataccagtgtatgataaatatttcatattatgttgtgttagactgatacaaatgatgaagcttcaactgtttgagtaatcataccagtgtatgataaatatttcatattattttgtgttagactgatacaaatgatgaagcttcaactgtttgagtaatcataccagtgtatgataaatatttcatattatgttgtgctagactgatacaaatgatgaagcttcaactgtttgagtaatcataccagtgtatgataaatatttcatgttatgttgtgttagactgatataaataaTGATGCTTCTACTGTTGGAGAAATCATACCAGTggatgataaatattccatattttgttgtgttagactgatataaatgatgaagcttcaactgtttgagtaatcaaaccagtgtatgataaatattccatattatgttgtgttagactgatataaatgatgaggCATCAACTGGTTGAGTAATcctaccagtgtatgataaatattccatattatgttgtgttagactgatataaatgatgaggcatcaactgtttgagtaatcataccagtgtatgataaatattccatattatgttgtgttagactgatataaatgatgaagcatcaactgtttgagtaatcataccactgtatgataaatattccatattatgttgtgttagactgatataaatgatgaagcatcaactgtttgagtaataataccagtgtatgataaatatttcatgctatgttgtgttagactgatacaaatgatgaagcatcaactgtttgagtaatcataccagtgtatgataaatatttcatgctatgttgtgttagactgatacaaatgatgaggcatcaactgtttgagtaatcataccactgtatgataaatattccatattatgttgtgttagactgatataaatgatgaagcttcaactgtttgagtaatcataccagtgtatgataaatattccatattatgttgtgttagactgatataaatgatgaagcatcaactgttt comes from Lineus longissimus chromosome 15, tnLinLong1.2, whole genome shotgun sequence and encodes:
- the LOC135499911 gene encoding uncharacterized protein LOC135499911 codes for the protein MEETQAKTADQRLFDAVDEGNLKGVKHAITAGGDVNQKDKDGKLLVQIAIENLIQALKGQDQATTQDAKKAIVIELVEHHAYVNEQGVYDITALGYLLALHKLNSLYNDRQKLILLDVVRVLLNNGADVNIKDIGGQSPWHRAAKTPSIELLQLFFEHQSDVNVRGTGDQTALHTADDTDIVRLLLENKADVNAADKAGSSPLSHAAQRENKADVNAIDNEGRSPLSYAAGRGNTDVVRLLMENKADVHATDNEGRSPLSYAVERGYIGVVRLLIENKADVNAMVNKGRSPLWYAAGRGKIDVVRLLIENKADVHAIDNEGRSLLWYVAGRGNIDVVRLLIENKADVHAIDNEGRSPLLHAVERGNIDVVRLLLENKADVSATDYEGRSPLSYAAWECYIDVVRLLIENKADVHATDNEGRSPLLHAVQRGNIIVVRLLIENKADVNATDDYGRGPLWYAAGRGHIDVVRLLIENKADVDVTDNKGRSPLSYAAGRGNIDVVRLLIENKADVDATDNEGRDPLWYAEQGGNIDVVRLLIENKADVDATDNEGRDPLWYAEQGGNIDVLRLLIENKADVNVTDNKGRSPLSHAVGRGNIDVVRLLLENKADVNATDDKGRSPLLCVAEGGHIDVVRLLIENNADVNATDHKGRSPLSYAVKGGYINVVRLLIENNTDVNATDDKGRSPLSYAVKGGYINVVRLLIENKADVNATDDKGRSPLLCVAEGGHIDVVRLLIENNADVNATDDKGRSPLLCVAEGGHIDVVRLLIENKADVNVTDNKGRSPLSHAVGRGNIDVVRLLLENKADVNATDDKGRSPLLCVAEGGHIDVVRLLIENNADVNATDDKGRSPLLYAAWECNIDRVRLLIENKADVNATDKVGRSSLSYAAWECYIDVVRLLIENKADVNATDDKGRSPLSYAVKRGSINVVRLLIENKADVNATDDKGRSPLWYAARGGYIDRVRLLIENKADVNATDNKGRSPLSYAARRGNIDVVRLLIENKAYVNATHNEGRSPLSNAVKGGNIDVVRLLIENKADVNAIDNKGRSPLSNAVEGGNIDVVRLLIENKAYVNATHNEGRSPLSYAAWKCYIDVVRLLIENKADVHATDDEGRSPLWYAAWRGYIDVVRLLIENKADVNATDNEGRSPLSYAAWKCYIDVVRLLIENKADVNATDDEGRSPLSYAARRGNIDVVRLLIENKADVNATGDKGRSPLWYAAKGGHIDLARLLIKNKADVNATADEGRSPLLYAARRGHINVVRLLIKNKADVNATDNEGRSPLSYAAQGGHIDVVRLLIKNKADVHATDNEGRSPLSYAARRGDIDVVRLLIENKADVKATDNEGRSPLSYAAQGGDIDVVRLLIDNKADINATDSGGLKPLYFAIHNNKEVFDELLRCGAEIDGSDQRGLNILHIGLASVSESLLYVLEDTDDSHDTHEPRQKEKTVNAPGSYDRTMLHVAATLGLTKHMSVLLQYRGINVNARDIFGMTCLHYATIIGNEDIICNLLKAGADIGALDTAGRSVLHIAAIYGHSKLIETFTQIQNDLLQARDNQGRNCLHYAVIYRRDEVVKLLLNDQPDSQINSSEDNKGKKPIDYLYKFEENTLIRKLFGNQSPVIKIVNEYTDFSCHKSETNLLEVSKQCGIGSVKRISGFDLTTFAKQIQTKVEEVIREAIPESVDVIVIGCGSSFEGSKVGLPDELDFMVKLYSVYNQKLKKEGYGEMARDKEKTIQLNIDNTPYGIWLWNRLMIYWSEHQRQKEGEHQRTDHEPQFQMPLPPVRHPDHTTCTTWIWLYSDSMFKDLAVSIDFVPAIEIEDYDEERCFIVPKIPHKESIISKTFTTEELNQLGRISHPTQEVELLLDLDQHLMDVFITAKSLRKPEVCGFKMKNDKDETVPMGEYITSYRLKTSFMHLILEEFKFSKMSLGKMVLIVYEYLEKCLQRGDLPSFFKDSFELSVNVLEGSRLSKERSILAATKMTEFVRCLYERDFSSVKDKDLKEEQIAKRKFGDIFNGRRYDYDESSLSD